A window from Deltaproteobacteria bacterium encodes these proteins:
- a CDS encoding sigma-54-dependent Fis family transcriptional regulator, which translates to MKNNTQILIVDDEKDICGILRHIVREEGFKSIVAGNGELALELVRSERPDVMLLDVRMPKMDGMEVLAQAKELEPNLPVIMITGSANIRGAVKAMRAGAHDYLAKPFENEEVIRVVHRALAERELKEKVRPLSSQLEESGTLKDLMGPSDAVTKLISMVKRVSSSDFAVIIQGETGAGKELIATTIHRVSQRSAGPFVPVDCGAIPETLLESELFGHEKGAFTGAIARKLGKFELAESGTLFLDEISNMPLKSQAKLLRALQDKKFYRVGGSKPIEVDVRMLVATNENLYASVESGSFRRDLFFRLSDFAIAVPSLRKRKDDIPYLAKRFLDSTNKELNKKVTGFSESAVEAILIYPWPGNVRELRSCIRRAVLLADDVISESHLGLKAQKGAHAPGLGIPPCRQEACGRDGRPLKEVVRQSTMAVERRVILKTLSHTGGNKARAARLLHIDYKTIHTKIKQLGININGRQL; encoded by the coding sequence ATGAAAAACAACACGCAGATACTGATCGTGGATGACGAGAAAGACATATGCGGCATCTTGCGTCACATCGTCAGAGAAGAGGGATTCAAATCTATCGTAGCTGGCAACGGGGAATTGGCCTTGGAGCTTGTCCGTTCAGAACGCCCGGATGTGATGTTATTGGATGTTAGAATGCCGAAAATGGATGGCATGGAGGTCCTCGCCCAAGCCAAGGAATTGGAGCCAAACCTCCCAGTCATCATGATTACCGGCAGTGCTAATATTCGCGGTGCCGTGAAGGCAATGAGGGCAGGGGCTCACGACTATCTTGCCAAGCCTTTCGAAAACGAAGAGGTAATTCGGGTAGTGCACCGGGCCTTGGCTGAAAGAGAACTCAAAGAGAAAGTAAGGCCTCTGTCTAGTCAACTCGAAGAAAGCGGTACTCTCAAGGATTTGATGGGCCCCAGCGATGCTGTCACCAAGCTCATTTCCATGGTCAAGCGCGTTTCCTCGTCCGATTTTGCCGTGATCATTCAAGGAGAAACCGGAGCCGGCAAAGAACTCATCGCCACGACCATCCATCGTGTCAGCCAACGATCAGCGGGCCCTTTCGTTCCTGTAGATTGCGGGGCCATCCCGGAGACTTTGTTGGAAAGTGAACTCTTCGGTCATGAGAAAGGCGCTTTCACAGGCGCCATTGCTAGAAAGCTCGGAAAATTCGAACTGGCCGAAAGCGGGACCCTCTTTCTGGACGAGATCTCCAACATGCCTCTAAAGTCCCAAGCTAAACTCCTCCGGGCCCTACAAGACAAAAAGTTCTATCGAGTGGGCGGTTCAAAACCTATCGAAGTTGACGTTCGTATGCTGGTTGCTACAAACGAAAATCTCTACGCCTCGGTAGAATCGGGTTCGTTTCGCCGTGATCTGTTTTTTAGACTGAGCGATTTCGCCATAGCCGTCCCGTCGTTGAGAAAGCGCAAGGACGATATCCCCTATCTAGCCAAACGTTTCTTGGACAGCACCAATAAAGAGTTAAACAAAAAGGTGACAGGATTCTCGGAATCTGCTGTTGAAGCTATATTGATCTATCCCTGGCCAGGAAACGTTCGGGAACTGAGATCCTGTATCAGGCGTGCGGTACTCCTCGCCGACGATGTAATATCTGAAAGCCATCTTGGCCTCAAGGCACAAAAAGGGGCTCATGCGCCTGGCCTGGGGATTCCTCCATGCCGACAAGAGGCTTGTGGGCGTGATGGGCGCCCTTTGAAGGAGGTTGTCCGGCAAAGCACCATGGCTGTTGAACGGCGGGTTATTCTCAAAACCCTGAGCCATACTGGCGGCAACAAAGCAAGGGCAGCTCGATTGCTTCATATAGATTACAAGACGATTCATACGAAAATAAAACAACTTGGAATCAACATAAATGGGAGGCAGTTATGA
- a CDS encoding Hsp20/alpha crystallin family protein → MSKKSKGGLDGLLQGLGDLVKNLGELAEKGESLSRTGDLRFGDKDKGIKGVYGFSVKVGGVGGEEVKVEPFGNVRRDEETGETVVQEMREPVVDIFEEDDHTLIVAEMPGIRKADVRLDVKDDLLTVHAEHGDKKYHKEILLPKSYPRENMIVSCNNGIVEIKCAQ, encoded by the coding sequence ATGAGTAAAAAATCGAAAGGCGGTCTTGATGGCCTCTTACAGGGATTGGGAGATCTGGTGAAGAATCTTGGTGAATTGGCTGAAAAGGGGGAATCGCTTTCCAGGACAGGCGACCTTCGTTTTGGTGACAAAGACAAGGGAATCAAGGGGGTTTACGGCTTCTCAGTGAAGGTCGGTGGCGTGGGCGGCGAAGAAGTCAAGGTAGAGCCTTTTGGAAACGTCCGGCGGGACGAAGAAACCGGAGAAACAGTAGTCCAGGAAATGCGGGAACCCGTGGTGGACATCTTTGAAGAAGATGACCACACGTTGATTGTAGCGGAAATGCCCGGGATTCGTAAAGCGGATGTTCGTCTGGACGTAAAGGACGACTTGCTCACTGTGCATGCGGAACATGGCGACAAGAAATACCATAAAGAAATCCTTTTGCCAAAAAGCTATCCGCGCGAAAACATGATTGTTTCCTGTAACAACGGAATTGTGGAGATCAAATGCGCCCAATAG
- a CDS encoding CDC48 family AAA ATPase, which translates to MGKTKTQKAKDKAPGAIKVKVTEALSKDVGRALARMGPEDLERLNVAIGDILEVEGKRRTVCKAMPAYKEIRGQSRVQLDGITRENAGAGLDEFVKVRKISCPPASRVVLTATDIAPAKRDLKYIGSLLDGLPVLKGDRIRATLFGSRSADFQVGKTSPEGPVLINPTTALAIGKTRQTEKSHTVSYEDIGGLKPQLQRIREMIELPLRYPEVFTRLGIDAPKGVLLHGPPGCGKTLIARTIAHETDAHFFSISGPEVVHKFYGESEAHLRKIFSEATQKAPSIVFLDEIDAIAPKREKVVGDVEKRVVAQLLALMDGLNKRENVIVIAATNIPGALDPALRRPGRFDREITIPIPDRNSRLEILEIHSRGMPLAQDVDMQHLAEITHGYVGADLEALCREGAMICLRRIMPDFDFGLSHIPYDQLTELEIYKDDFLAALRDVEPSAIREVFVEVPDVRWEDVGGLEGVKERLVETVEWPLKYSRLFAKMKTRPAKGILLCGPPGCGKTMLAKATANESQVNFISVQGPALLSMYVGESERGVREIFHKARQASPCIIFFDEIDALLPTRSSGSSDSHVSERVLSQFLVELDGIEELKGVLVLGATNRVDILDPALLRPGRFDEVVEIAMPDEKERRAIFDVHLRGKPTAKGLKLETLAAKTEGFSGAEIAGVCHKASLAAVRRVVAAGDAEKEKAVGGLEITMADLLNAMEEVE; encoded by the coding sequence ATGGGCAAAACAAAGACTCAAAAGGCAAAAGACAAGGCTCCTGGGGCTATCAAGGTCAAGGTTACGGAAGCACTCAGCAAAGATGTGGGACGAGCCCTCGCCAGGATGGGCCCGGAAGACTTGGAGAGGCTGAATGTCGCCATTGGCGATATTTTGGAGGTTGAGGGAAAACGCAGGACCGTGTGCAAGGCCATGCCTGCGTACAAGGAGATTCGGGGTCAGTCTCGTGTCCAGCTTGATGGCATCACCCGGGAGAATGCTGGAGCTGGACTTGATGAGTTTGTGAAAGTCCGCAAGATCTCTTGCCCGCCCGCCAGCCGCGTCGTCCTCACGGCAACGGATATTGCGCCGGCAAAACGTGATTTGAAATACATCGGCAGCCTTTTGGACGGCCTTCCCGTCTTAAAAGGAGACCGGATTCGGGCAACCCTTTTTGGCAGTCGGTCCGCAGATTTTCAGGTGGGGAAAACGTCTCCCGAAGGACCCGTATTAATCAACCCCACCACGGCATTGGCAATCGGAAAGACGCGGCAAACGGAAAAGTCTCATACAGTGTCATACGAGGACATTGGGGGGCTCAAACCCCAACTCCAGCGTATTCGAGAGATGATTGAGCTGCCCCTCCGCTATCCTGAAGTGTTCACACGTTTGGGTATTGACGCACCAAAGGGCGTCCTGCTCCACGGCCCCCCTGGGTGTGGCAAGACGCTGATCGCTCGCACTATCGCCCATGAGACAGATGCCCATTTTTTCTCCATCAGTGGCCCAGAAGTGGTGCACAAATTCTATGGCGAAAGCGAGGCCCATCTTCGCAAGATTTTTTCGGAGGCCACCCAGAAGGCCCCCAGTATCGTTTTCTTGGACGAAATCGACGCCATTGCGCCAAAACGCGAAAAGGTCGTGGGAGACGTGGAAAAGCGGGTGGTGGCCCAGCTCCTTGCTCTTATGGACGGGCTGAACAAACGGGAAAACGTCATTGTCATTGCCGCCACGAACATCCCCGGCGCTTTAGATCCCGCATTACGCCGACCAGGACGTTTTGACAGAGAGATCACCATCCCCATTCCTGATCGTAACAGCCGGTTGGAGATTCTGGAGATCCACAGTCGAGGTATGCCCTTGGCCCAGGACGTGGACATGCAACACTTGGCCGAAATAACCCATGGCTATGTGGGTGCGGACCTTGAAGCCCTGTGCCGGGAAGGGGCCATGATTTGCCTGCGACGGATCATGCCTGACTTTGATTTTGGGCTGAGCCATATCCCATACGATCAACTTACAGAGCTCGAGATATATAAGGATGATTTCCTCGCGGCTCTGCGGGATGTGGAGCCATCGGCCATTCGGGAAGTCTTTGTGGAGGTTCCGGATGTGCGCTGGGAAGATGTCGGGGGCTTGGAGGGTGTGAAAGAGCGATTGGTAGAAACGGTTGAATGGCCCCTGAAATATTCTCGCCTTTTCGCAAAGATGAAAACGAGACCTGCCAAGGGCATTCTCCTGTGCGGCCCTCCAGGATGTGGCAAGACCATGCTGGCCAAGGCCACTGCCAACGAAAGCCAGGTAAACTTTATCTCAGTCCAGGGGCCAGCCTTGCTTTCCATGTACGTGGGTGAATCGGAGAGGGGCGTTCGAGAAATTTTCCACAAGGCCCGTCAGGCCTCGCCTTGCATTATATTCTTCGATGAGATCGATGCCCTCCTTCCCACCCGAAGTAGCGGATCATCTGACTCCCATGTATCCGAGCGGGTCCTCAGCCAATTTCTGGTGGAACTTGACGGCATTGAGGAATTGAAAGGCGTTCTGGTCCTTGGAGCGACAAACAGAGTGGATATACTCGATCCTGCCCTCCTTAGACCGGGCCGCTTTGATGAAGTTGTCGAGATTGCCATGCCCGATGAGAAGGAACGACGAGCAATTTTTGACGTCCATCTCCGGGGCAAACCCACAGCCAAAGGGCTCAAGCTGGAGACGTTGGCCGCCAAGACCGAAGGGTTCAGTGGTGCGGAAATCGCCGGAGTCTGTCACAAGGCCTCGCTTGCCGCTGTGCGCCGAGTCGTGGCGGCGGGAGACGCTGAAAAGGAAAAGGCGGTAGGCGGGCTGGAAATTACGATGGCGGATCTCCTTAACGCCATGGAGGAAGTCGAGTAG
- a CDS encoding Hsp20/alpha crystallin family protein, which yields MRDVSREASAKRKKGDHISSFLNVTMGVGPGRGIGKPLERNQSGTIPESSFPTGLFKKPRNWKFQTKPRFKKMKGPLVDVFHEAEEVLIVIDLGGFRRSDVSLTISATRYSILAKRGDQIFQEDIDLPAEADIENCVESYRNGVLEIVLPRKKND from the coding sequence ATGCGAGACGTATCAAGGGAGGCGTCAGCGAAGAGGAAAAAGGGTGATCATATCTCGTCTTTCCTAAACGTAACCATGGGAGTTGGGCCGGGGAGAGGCATTGGTAAGCCGTTAGAGAGGAATCAATCCGGGACGATTCCTGAATCATCGTTTCCCACCGGCCTTTTCAAGAAGCCCAGGAACTGGAAATTCCAGACCAAACCTCGATTCAAGAAGATGAAAGGGCCTCTGGTCGATGTGTTCCACGAAGCGGAAGAAGTTCTGATTGTCATTGATTTGGGTGGATTCAGGCGTAGTGATGTTTCACTGACCATATCGGCGACCCGGTATTCGATTCTTGCCAAACGGGGCGATCAGATCTTTCAGGAAGATATTGATTTACCAGCAGAGGCCGACATTGAAAACTGCGTGGAATCTTACAGAAACGGGGTTCTTGAAATCGTTCTCCCAAGAAAGAAAAACGATTAA
- a CDS encoding response regulator, with amino-acid sequence MNSNQPDQQQTILVVDDETEALNVLAEILSDKGYKTLKAETGFQAVHLATEVKPDLVILDLNLPDLTGTEVLERLKRLNSAIQVIILTGYGSQGAVRRAMEGGAFEFLTKPFDQNEFLTVVGEALKADPPPRLIGENCYDE; translated from the coding sequence ATGAATAGCAACCAGCCAGATCAACAACAGACCATACTGGTCGTCGACGACGAGACGGAAGCGCTGAATGTGCTCGCCGAGATTCTATCCGATAAGGGATATAAAACCTTGAAAGCAGAAACGGGATTCCAGGCAGTACATCTTGCCACGGAGGTCAAACCAGACCTCGTTATCCTGGATTTGAATCTTCCTGACTTGACTGGGACAGAGGTGCTGGAAAGGCTTAAACGGCTGAATAGTGCGATTCAGGTAATTATCCTCACAGGATACGGCTCCCAGGGAGCTGTTCGTCGTGCCATGGAGGGTGGGGCTTTTGAGTTCCTCACCAAACCGTTCGACCAAAATGAGTTCCTTACTGTTGTTGGCGAAGCCCTTAAGGCCGACCCTCCCCCAAGACTGATAGGAGAGAATTGCTATGACGAATAA
- a CDS encoding GvpL/GvpF family gas vesicle protein — protein MTNKGEAAIGSYSKGEGIYLFCIARPPLPKLKDLAFNEQCPSSQQVFKDVVAVFCKVPLADFCGPSAESKLQDPAWVAPRAYRHGEVVQEVLRHSPVLPVGFGTIFSSPQRLEGLLEKHYETITHFLDEVEDKEEWSVKGMLDRKKAKQVFVSKAVTKDVEDLSSLTPGIRYFQEKRAGAAAEEKLRHWLRETSQDIWNDLNRYCSDFCERKVFPLSAEKGNLDVVLNWAFLVTRGAEGDFRVQVDDVNAGYEKDGLTFQLTGPWPPYSFCPRLEME, from the coding sequence ATGACGAATAAGGGCGAGGCCGCCATAGGCTCCTACTCGAAAGGTGAAGGTATCTATCTGTTTTGCATTGCCCGTCCTCCATTGCCGAAACTGAAGGACTTGGCTTTCAATGAACAATGCCCGTCGTCACAGCAGGTCTTCAAGGATGTTGTCGCTGTGTTCTGCAAAGTCCCCCTTGCCGATTTCTGTGGGCCCTCTGCAGAGTCGAAATTACAGGATCCAGCCTGGGTCGCCCCCCGCGCTTATCGACACGGTGAGGTGGTCCAAGAAGTGTTGCGCCATTCCCCAGTACTTCCCGTTGGCTTTGGGACAATCTTTTCATCACCTCAGCGACTGGAAGGACTCCTTGAAAAGCACTATGAGACGATAACCCACTTCCTTGATGAGGTTGAGGATAAAGAAGAATGGTCGGTTAAGGGCATGCTGGACAGAAAAAAGGCCAAGCAGGTGTTTGTTTCCAAGGCGGTTACCAAAGATGTGGAAGATCTCTCATCGCTCACTCCGGGGATACGCTATTTCCAGGAGAAGCGCGCTGGGGCCGCGGCCGAGGAGAAGTTGAGACATTGGCTGAGAGAAACTTCGCAGGATATTTGGAACGACCTGAACCGCTATTGCTCGGATTTTTGTGAACGGAAGGTTTTTCCTCTCAGCGCAGAGAAAGGGAACTTAGATGTCGTGTTGAACTGGGCGTTCTTGGTAACCAGAGGTGCAGAGGGAGACTTTCGTGTTCAAGTGGACGATGTAAATGCAGGATATGAAAAGGATGGATTGACTTTCCAACTGACGGGTCCGTGGCCACCTTATAGCTTCTGCCCGCGTCTTGAGATGGAGTAA
- a CDS encoding GvpL/GvpF family gas vesicle protein produces MAYLLYCILNRPQDRELKTITGVGDQPVLLVSTHGLSAAVSKSRDRIVAPETTEVIAYKKVVETFHRGHTVIPMRFGCFLDNESQISRLLEDRHDQYKVLLRDLDGCVEMGIRMMIKTSRLPIPDWEGQSWQPGTGNPAPETSGRAFLEARRSYYKKENTVDEIMNKAAHRCQEAFSGVFAKYKKEGSRHGGFQSLSASQNPILSLYFLVSRDGVASFCRVFRNAHWPKYTKLLLSGPWPPYNFVLPDHPGDLDFAHAIGGGTNGA; encoded by the coding sequence ATGGCATACTTACTATATTGCATCTTAAACAGGCCGCAGGACAGGGAGTTGAAAACCATAACGGGCGTCGGCGACCAGCCTGTTTTGCTCGTCTCCACACATGGCCTTAGCGCGGCTGTATCTAAAAGTCGTGATCGGATTGTGGCTCCGGAGACGACAGAAGTTATTGCCTACAAGAAAGTCGTTGAGACCTTTCACCGCGGTCACACAGTCATTCCCATGCGCTTTGGGTGTTTCCTCGACAATGAATCCCAAATCTCCCGCCTTCTTGAAGACCGCCATGACCAATACAAAGTTCTCCTGAGAGACCTGGATGGTTGCGTGGAAATGGGAATCAGAATGATGATCAAGACCTCCAGATTGCCGATTCCGGATTGGGAAGGGCAAAGTTGGCAACCCGGAACCGGGAACCCGGCACCCGAAACCTCTGGACGAGCCTTTCTAGAAGCCAGAAGGTCATATTATAAAAAGGAAAACACGGTCGATGAAATAATGAACAAGGCTGCACACCGATGCCAGGAGGCTTTCTCAGGAGTTTTCGCCAAATACAAAAAAGAAGGTTCTCGACATGGCGGTTTTCAATCTCTATCCGCAAGCCAGAACCCGATTCTCTCCCTGTACTTTCTTGTATCAAGAGATGGTGTGGCATCCTTTTGCCGGGTTTTTCGCAACGCCCATTGGCCAAAATATACAAAATTGCTTTTGAGCGGTCCCTGGCCACCCTATAATTTTGTCCTTCCCGATCATCCTGGGGACTTGGATTTTGCGCATGCTATCGGAGGAGGGACAAATGGGGCTTGA
- a CDS encoding PAS domain S-box protein: MGLEATNSPVEESAGRYENLYAMLLDAIPSSVLLFDRNVRIVSVNRNFLEKNRCNLSDTIGHRLEDVFPAVLLDHMDIVRKVRKVLETNEPTEGERMAYRTPGIPMRIYYYRILPFSSGSSVENAMLLMDDVTEQIRLSKEVHRVERHLASVVESASDMVLSTGMDGRILSWNTAAQILSGYTLNDVKGHFFPEYCNPEHREEAKQVFQNMGKGKASQMVEWDLVTKGGEDIQVSWVLSTMKYDASQNMGIVAVGRDLTERRKIEMQLLQSQKLAALGVMAGGIAHEIRNPLAICSSAAQFLMDDHITPEFRRECAEKIYKGIQRAAAVIENLLKFSRPPGNRRQQSLDLIDLLKETMDLVANHAKVQKIQVRASFCNECVMISGVASLLQQLFMNLFLNAIKAMPHGGALSIAVRKTEREVLVQVSDTGHGISEADKDKLFDPFYTSSPVGQGTGLGLSICYSVVTEHFGSIEVDSPKGKGTTFTVRLPTVSFRG; the protein is encoded by the coding sequence ATGGGGCTTGAAGCCACAAATAGCCCTGTTGAAGAATCCGCTGGGCGTTACGAAAACCTTTATGCCATGCTTCTCGACGCTATCCCCTCCTCGGTTTTACTGTTCGACCGGAATGTGCGTATCGTCTCCGTCAACCGGAACTTCTTGGAAAAGAACCGCTGCAATTTGTCAGACACGATTGGGCACCGATTGGAAGACGTGTTTCCCGCTGTTCTTCTGGATCATATGGACATTGTTCGCAAGGTTCGGAAGGTTTTGGAGACCAATGAGCCGACCGAAGGAGAACGGATGGCCTATCGAACACCGGGAATTCCGATGAGGATTTACTACTACCGCATCCTCCCCTTCTCCTCGGGTTCGTCTGTGGAAAACGCCATGCTCCTCATGGATGATGTCACAGAGCAGATACGGCTGAGCAAAGAGGTTCACCGCGTGGAACGACATCTTGCGAGCGTGGTGGAAAGCGCTAGCGATATGGTTTTGTCAACGGGCATGGATGGCCGGATCTTAAGCTGGAACACCGCAGCGCAGATCCTTTCAGGATATACGCTTAATGATGTGAAGGGCCACTTCTTTCCAGAATACTGTAATCCTGAGCATCGAGAAGAGGCCAAGCAGGTCTTTCAAAACATGGGGAAGGGAAAGGCATCCCAGATGGTCGAATGGGATCTCGTCACAAAGGGAGGAGAGGACATTCAAGTAAGCTGGGTCCTTTCTACCATGAAATATGATGCATCGCAAAACATGGGTATTGTTGCCGTAGGAAGGGACTTGACAGAACGCCGCAAAATCGAGATGCAGCTTCTCCAGTCGCAGAAACTCGCTGCCCTTGGTGTCATGGCCGGAGGAATTGCCCATGAAATTAGAAATCCCCTGGCCATCTGCTCCTCGGCGGCTCAGTTTCTCATGGACGATCACATTACGCCGGAATTCAGAAGGGAATGCGCTGAAAAAATCTATAAAGGTATTCAGAGGGCGGCGGCGGTTATTGAAAATCTTCTGAAGTTTTCCCGCCCTCCAGGAAACCGTAGGCAGCAGTCTTTGGATCTTATCGACCTTCTTAAAGAAACCATGGACCTGGTCGCGAATCATGCCAAGGTGCAAAAAATCCAAGTTCGCGCTTCTTTTTGCAATGAATGCGTGATGATCAGCGGCGTCGCCAGCCTGCTTCAACAGCTTTTCATGAATCTTTTTCTAAATGCCATCAAGGCCATGCCGCATGGAGGGGCTCTAAGCATAGCAGTCCGGAAAACGGAGCGGGAAGTTTTAGTTCAGGTCTCAGACACCGGTCACGGCATTTCGGAAGCAGACAAAGACAAGCTATTCGATCCCTTCTATACCTCTTCGCCGGTGGGCCAAGGAACAGGGCTTGGCCTTTCTATCTGTTATTCCGTGGTGACGGAGCATTTTGGATCCATTGAGGTGGACAGTCCCAAAGGAAAGGGGACGACTTTTACCGTTCGACTTCCCACCGTATCGTTCAGAGGTTAA
- a CDS encoding response regulator has product MKKSEKLFLIIDDEPDMCWALEHILETLGVNAKTAQSGEEALTLMRQNRFDLAFLDAKLPDSEGLELASRIRKISPDIKIVMVSGYFYKDDGLIEQALANGIISGFISKPFRQDEILKAIEGECSL; this is encoded by the coding sequence ATGAAAAAGAGTGAAAAACTTTTTCTTATCATAGATGACGAGCCCGATATGTGTTGGGCCTTAGAGCACATCCTGGAAACGTTGGGTGTAAACGCGAAGACAGCGCAAAGTGGGGAGGAGGCGCTCACCTTAATGCGGCAGAATCGTTTTGATTTGGCTTTTTTGGATGCCAAGCTGCCGGATAGCGAAGGGCTTGAGTTGGCCAGCCGTATTCGAAAAATCAGCCCTGACATCAAGATTGTGATGGTCTCTGGTTACTTCTACAAGGACGACGGGTTGATTGAGCAGGCCCTGGCCAATGGGATCATTTCCGGCTTCATTTCCAAGCCATTCCGCCAAGATGAAATTCTGAAAGCCATAGAAGGCGAATGCTCCCTCTAA
- the gvpA gene encoding gas vesicle structural protein GvpA, with translation MAKVAKSTDSSSLAEVVDRILDKGIVIDAWAKVSLVGIELLSVEARVVIASVETYLKYAEAIGLTAAAAAPA, from the coding sequence ATGGCAAAAGTTGCAAAATCAACTGACTCTTCGAGTCTGGCGGAAGTTGTAGACCGCATTCTCGACAAAGGCATCGTGATCGATGCCTGGGCCAAGGTTTCCCTGGTTGGGATCGAATTACTTTCCGTGGAGGCACGGGTTGTGATCGCTTCGGTCGAGACATACTTGAAGTATGCCGAAGCCATTGGCTTGACAGCCGCCGCTGCGGCTCCAGCGTGA